One Halalkalicoccus sp. NIPERK01 DNA window includes the following coding sequences:
- a CDS encoding 30S ribosomal protein S3: protein MADEHEFIQNGMQRSQIDEFFATELERAGYGGMDVAKTPMGTQIVLKAEKPGMVIGKGGKNIRKVTRQLEERFDLDDPQIDVQEVDEPDLNAQIVADRLANALERGWYFRKAGHTTIDRIMDAGALGAEIVLSGKVTGARSRVEKFNRGYVKHNGEPAEEIVDRGLGTAVMKLGTIGVNVKIIPPGAQLPDDFRIHDDAEVEDLIADTAETDEGVDDLLETVDEEVDEEAVEARGVADETDAAEPGAVTETDGTVEEEGVDEEFVDETGALDDDVVEEVEEEVDEEDLELEEDIEAEAAELVAEMEAEESGEEGDN, encoded by the coding sequence ATGGCAGACGAACACGAGTTCATCCAGAACGGGATGCAGCGCTCCCAGATCGACGAGTTCTTCGCGACGGAGCTCGAGCGCGCCGGCTACGGCGGCATGGACGTCGCGAAGACGCCGATGGGGACCCAGATCGTCCTCAAGGCCGAGAAACCCGGCATGGTGATCGGGAAGGGCGGGAAGAACATCCGCAAGGTGACCCGCCAGCTCGAGGAGCGCTTCGACCTCGACGACCCGCAGATCGACGTCCAGGAGGTCGACGAGCCCGACCTGAACGCCCAGATCGTCGCCGACCGGCTCGCGAACGCCCTCGAACGAGGGTGGTACTTCCGGAAGGCCGGTCACACCACGATCGACCGGATCATGGACGCCGGGGCGCTCGGCGCGGAGATCGTCCTCTCGGGGAAGGTCACGGGCGCGCGCTCGCGCGTCGAGAAGTTCAACCGCGGCTACGTCAAGCACAACGGCGAACCCGCCGAGGAGATCGTCGACCGCGGGCTCGGAACGGCCGTGATGAAGCTCGGCACGATCGGCGTCAACGTCAAGATCATCCCGCCGGGCGCACAGCTGCCCGACGACTTCCGGATCCACGACGACGCCGAGGTCGAGGACCTGATCGCCGACACCGCGGAGACCGACGAGGGCGTCGACGACCTCCTCGAAACCGTCGACGAAGAGGTCGACGAGGAGGCCGTCGAGGCGCGCGGCGTCGCCGACGAGACCGACGCCGCCGAACCCGGCGCGGTGACCGAGACCGACGGCACCGTCGAGGAGGAGGGCGTCGACGAGGAGTTCGTCGACGAAACGGGCGCGCTCGACGATGACGTCGTCGAGGAAGTCGAGGAGGAGGTCGACGAGGAAGACCTCGAACTCGAGGAGGACATCGAGGCCGAGGCGGCCGAACTGGTCGCCGAGATGGAAGCCGAAGAGAGCGGCGAGGAGGGCGATAACTGA
- a CDS encoding 50S ribosomal protein L22, with protein sequence MGISYSVDADPETTAKAMLRERPMSHKHSKEVAREIKGKTAGEAIAYLESVVAEERSVPFKSHNSGVGHRNDIDGWDAGRYPKKVSEAFLDLLGNAVGNADHQGFDGESMRIMHVAAHKVGESPGRKPRAMGRATAWNTPQVDVELILEDEEEDN encoded by the coding sequence ATGGGAATCAGCTACAGCGTGGACGCGGACCCGGAGACGACGGCGAAAGCCATGCTCCGAGAGCGTCCCATGAGCCACAAGCACAGCAAGGAGGTCGCCCGCGAGATCAAGGGCAAGACCGCGGGCGAGGCCATCGCATACCTCGAATCGGTCGTCGCCGAGGAGCGGTCGGTCCCCTTCAAATCGCACAACTCCGGCGTCGGCCACCGAAACGACATCGACGGCTGGGACGCCGGCCGCTACCCGAAGAAGGTCTCGGAGGCGTTCCTCGACCTGCTCGGGAACGCCGTCGGGAACGCCGACCACCAGGGCTTCGACGGCGAGTCGATGCGGATCATGCACGTCGCCGCCCACAAGGTCGGCGAGTCGCCCGGGAGGAAGCCACGGGCGATGGGGCGGGCGACGGCGTGGAACACCCCGCAGGTCGACGTCGAACTGATCCTCGAAGATGAGGAGGAGGACAACTGA
- a CDS encoding 50S ribosomal protein L2: MGRRIRGQRRGRGGSVFRAPSHRYKADLSHRRAEDGDLLTGTVVGIEHDPARSAPVADVEFDDGDRRLVLVPEGVGTGEEIQVGISAEIKPGNTLPLAEIPEGVPVCNVESKPGDGGRFARASGVNATLITHDRNAAVVQLPSGEVKRLSPDCRATIGVVAGGGRTEKPMVKAGNKYHKMKARGTKWPRVRGVAMNAVDHPFGGGGRQHPGRPKSVSSDAPPGRKVGDISSRRTGRGGNR; this comes from the coding sequence ATGGGGCGACGAATCAGGGGCCAGCGGCGTGGCCGCGGCGGATCGGTGTTCCGCGCCCCCTCGCACCGCTACAAGGCGGACCTCTCGCACCGGCGCGCGGAGGACGGCGACCTGCTCACCGGCACGGTCGTCGGGATCGAACACGACCCCGCACGCAGCGCCCCCGTCGCGGACGTGGAGTTCGACGACGGCGACCGGCGTCTCGTCCTCGTCCCCGAGGGCGTCGGCACCGGCGAGGAGATCCAGGTCGGGATCAGCGCGGAGATCAAGCCCGGCAACACGCTGCCGCTCGCGGAGATCCCCGAGGGCGTCCCGGTCTGTAACGTCGAGTCGAAACCCGGCGACGGCGGCCGGTTCGCGCGGGCCAGCGGCGTCAACGCGACGCTGATCACCCACGACCGAAACGCCGCGGTCGTCCAGCTTCCCAGCGGGGAAGTCAAGCGGCTCTCGCCCGACTGCAGAGCGACGATCGGCGTGGTCGCCGGCGGCGGCCGCACCGAGAAGCCGATGGTCAAGGCCGGAAACAAGTACCACAAGATGAAAGCCCGGGGCACGAAGTGGCCCCGCGTGCGCGGCGTGGCGATGAACGCCGTCGACCACCCGTTCGGTGGCGGCGGCCGCCAGCACCCCGGTCGCCCCAAGAGCGTCTCGTCGGACGCACCGCCGGGACGGAAGGTCGGCGACATCTCCTCGCGACGCACGGGGAGAGGTGGTAACAGATGA
- a CDS encoding hemolysin family protein, whose amino-acid sequence MVDVLFSVGGLLLALFLVVLNGFFVASEFAFVRIRSTAVDRLVGEGRAGAETLAEAVDSLDDYLAVTQLGITISSLGLGWVGEPAVAALIEPVLESVLPPGVISLVAFAIGFGFITFLHVVFGELAPKTIAIQKAERISLLVAPPMKLFYYLFVPGIVVFNGTANFFTRLIGVSPASETEETLSEEEILLVLTRSGKQGAVDMEEVEMIERVFDLDDTAVRQVMIPRPDVVWIPADCPLSELRSIIVEAGHTRYPVLEGENDDEVVGFVDVKDVLRAIEDGEEPTARDLAREVIIIPETGRIDDLLAGFQRDRSQMAAVIDEWGAFEGIVTIEDIVEEIVGDIQDQFDVEVEEREPSIEHLGDGAYAIDGGVSLSNVNDALDAEFERAEYETIGGLVLDRLGRVPEVGDEVSVEGYRLSVEVVDGTRISTVVVRKEKAEEGEPETSE is encoded by the coding sequence ATGGTAGACGTCCTGTTCTCGGTCGGCGGGCTACTGCTGGCGCTCTTTCTCGTGGTGTTGAACGGCTTTTTCGTGGCCTCCGAGTTCGCGTTCGTCCGCATCCGTTCGACCGCCGTCGATAGGCTCGTCGGAGAGGGTCGGGCGGGCGCCGAGACGTTGGCCGAGGCGGTCGACAGCCTCGACGACTACCTCGCGGTCACCCAACTCGGCATCACGATCTCCTCGCTCGGGCTGGGCTGGGTCGGCGAACCCGCGGTCGCGGCGCTCATCGAGCCGGTGCTCGAATCCGTCCTCCCGCCGGGCGTCATCTCGCTGGTCGCGTTCGCGATCGGCTTCGGCTTCATCACCTTCCTCCACGTGGTCTTCGGCGAACTCGCGCCGAAGACGATCGCCATCCAGAAGGCCGAACGGATCTCGCTGCTGGTCGCCCCGCCAATGAAGCTCTTTTACTACCTGTTCGTCCCGGGGATCGTCGTCTTCAACGGCACCGCCAACTTCTTCACGCGGCTGATCGGCGTCTCTCCCGCCTCCGAGACCGAGGAGACACTGAGCGAGGAGGAGATCCTCCTCGTCCTCACGCGCTCGGGAAAACAGGGCGCGGTCGACATGGAGGAGGTCGAGATGATCGAGCGCGTCTTCGACCTCGACGACACCGCAGTCCGGCAGGTCATGATCCCCCGGCCCGACGTGGTGTGGATCCCCGCCGACTGCCCGCTCTCGGAACTCCGCTCGATCATCGTCGAGGCGGGCCACACCCGCTATCCCGTTCTGGAGGGGGAGAACGACGACGAGGTCGTCGGGTTCGTCGACGTCAAGGACGTCCTGCGGGCGATCGAGGACGGGGAGGAGCCAACCGCCCGCGACCTCGCGCGCGAGGTGATCATCATCCCCGAAACGGGCCGGATCGACGACCTGCTGGCGGGGTTCCAGCGCGACCGAAGCCAGATGGCCGCGGTGATCGACGAGTGGGGCGCCTTCGAGGGGATCGTCACCATCGAGGACATCGTCGAGGAGATCGTCGGCGACATCCAGGACCAGTTCGACGTCGAGGTCGAGGAGCGCGAACCCTCGATCGAGCACCTCGGAGACGGTGCCTACGCGATCGACGGGGGCGTCTCCCTCTCGAACGTCAACGACGCGCTCGACGCCGAGTTCGAACGCGCGGAGTACGAGACCATCGGTGGCTTGGTGCTCGACCGACTCGGGCGGGTGCCGGAGGTCGGCGACGAGGTCTCGGTGGAGGGCTACCGGCTCTCGGTTGAGGTGGTCGACGGGACGCGGATCTCGACGGTCGTGGTTCGGAAGGAAAAAGCCGAGGAGGGCGAACCAGAGACCTCCGAGTGA
- a CDS encoding TrkA family potassium uptake protein gives MRFVIIGAGRVGLRTARVLSAEGHEVVLVERDADMADRARTEGYEVVEGDGSRESVLEEAGIDAADAFGALTSDLNANFAACMIAKHHGCRTILRIDEDYREDIYRKYADEVDEIIYPERLGAIGAKNALLGGDIRAIADIAQNLQVVELTVQPGSPTKGYTISELSLPADATLLAFGKGDSPMAIPSPDQSLEAGDRLAVLADFGVLDDVRQLIVGDAKPAAAGGV, from the coding sequence ATGCGATTCGTTATTATCGGTGCCGGTCGGGTCGGGTTGCGCACGGCGCGCGTGCTCTCGGCGGAGGGCCACGAGGTCGTCCTCGTCGAGCGCGACGCGGACATGGCGGATCGCGCCCGAACGGAGGGCTACGAGGTCGTCGAGGGCGACGGCTCCCGCGAGTCGGTGCTCGAAGAGGCCGGGATCGACGCCGCGGACGCCTTCGGCGCGCTGACGAGCGACCTCAACGCGAACTTCGCGGCGTGTATGATCGCGAAACACCACGGCTGTCGGACGATCCTCCGGATCGACGAGGACTACCGCGAGGACATCTACCGGAAGTACGCCGACGAGGTCGACGAGATCATCTACCCCGAGCGCCTGGGCGCGATCGGCGCGAAGAACGCCCTCCTCGGGGGGGACATCCGTGCGATCGCCGACATCGCCCAGAACCTCCAGGTGGTCGAACTCACCGTCCAGCCCGGCTCGCCGACGAAGGGCTATACGATCAGCGAGCTCTCGCTGCCCGCCGACGCGACGCTGCTCGCGTTCGGGAAGGGCGACAGTCCGATGGCGATCCCCTCGCCGGACCAGTCGCTCGAGGCGGGCGATCGTCTTGCGGTCCTCGCGGACTTCGGGGTGCTCGACGACGTCCGACAGCTGATCGTCGGCGACGCGAAACCCGCCGCGGCAGGAGGTGTCTAA
- a CDS encoding Lrp/AsnC family transcriptional regulator, with the protein MVHAFVMVKTAAGKAEAMVDAAREIASISEAHIVAGDYDIIAEVDTEEVYDVLHTASSELQGLDGVADTKTYISLD; encoded by the coding sequence ATGGTTCACGCATTCGTGATGGTGAAGACGGCGGCCGGAAAGGCGGAGGCAATGGTCGACGCCGCCCGCGAGATCGCGTCGATCTCGGAGGCCCACATCGTCGCCGGCGACTACGACATCATCGCCGAGGTCGACACCGAGGAGGTCTACGACGTGCTGCACACGGCGTCCTCGGAACTCCAGGGCCTCGACGGCGTCGCCGACACCAAGACCTACATCTCGCTCGATTGA
- the pdhA gene encoding pyruvate dehydrogenase (acetyl-transferring) E1 component subunit alpha translates to MYRVIDEHPLSATDVGEERARALYRDMVRTRRFDERALSLQRRGWMSGYPPFAGQEASQVGAAHALSERDWLVPTYRSNAAQIARGVPMSDLLRFRRGYPEFASDHDLPILPQTVPIASQIPHAAGLGMAIDYSDDEAAVLCCFGDGATSEGDFHEALNFAGVFSTPTVFFCENNGWAISMPRERQTASESIAIKADAYGITGTRVDGNDPLAVYAVVREALSLARAGEPVLVESLTYRRGAHTTSDDPSRYRDEEDLPEWRTADPVERYEKYLREEGVVDEALVEEVEEGAEAELRRAVERAESGPEVRPEEVFDPVYGEAPHRLEKQRDWLLAYVERGGPQGLDR, encoded by the coding sequence ATGTACCGCGTCATCGACGAACACCCCCTCTCGGCGACCGACGTCGGCGAGGAGCGCGCGCGGGCGCTCTACCGCGACATGGTCCGGACCCGCCGGTTCGACGAGCGGGCGCTCTCGCTGCAGCGACGCGGCTGGATGAGCGGCTATCCCCCGTTTGCGGGCCAGGAGGCCTCGCAGGTCGGCGCGGCCCACGCGCTCTCCGAGCGCGACTGGCTGGTCCCCACCTATCGGTCGAACGCCGCACAGATCGCCCGCGGGGTCCCGATGAGCGACCTCCTCCGGTTCCGGCGGGGCTACCCCGAGTTCGCCTCCGATCACGACCTGCCGATCCTCCCGCAGACGGTGCCGATCGCCTCGCAGATCCCCCACGCCGCGGGGCTGGGAATGGCGATCGACTATTCGGACGACGAGGCGGCGGTGCTCTGTTGTTTCGGCGACGGCGCGACCAGCGAGGGCGACTTCCACGAGGCGCTGAACTTCGCGGGCGTGTTCTCGACGCCGACGGTCTTCTTCTGTGAGAACAACGGGTGGGCGATCTCGATGCCGCGGGAGCGCCAGACCGCGAGCGAGTCCATCGCGATCAAGGCCGACGCCTACGGGATCACGGGTACACGGGTCGACGGCAACGACCCACTCGCGGTCTACGCCGTCGTGCGCGAGGCGCTCTCGCTGGCCCGCGCGGGCGAACCCGTCCTCGTCGAGAGCCTCACCTACCGGCGGGGCGCCCACACCACCAGCGACGACCCCTCGCGCTACCGCGACGAGGAGGACCTCCCCGAGTGGCGAACGGCCGACCCCGTCGAACGCTACGAGAAGTATCTCCGCGAGGAGGGCGTCGTCGACGAGGCGCTCGTCGAGGAGGTCGAGGAGGGGGCCGAAGCGGAACTCCGGCGGGCGGTCGAACGGGCCGAATCTGGACCCGAGGTACGCCCGGAGGAGGTGTTCGACCCGGTCTACGGGGAGGCCCCACATCGCCTCGAGAAACAGCGCGACTGGCTGCTCGCGTACGTCGAGAGGGGCGGCCCACAGGGGCTGGACCGGTAG
- a CDS encoding PIN domain-containing protein encodes MEQVRVIFIDSWVWIEYFSEDDRWRDAEAVLEKIPSEGAVITPTVLMEVHYRIERKADERRADRVIDTIRRFDELDIVPVTTEVALNAARLRERHYQRGERELSYADAIHLAAALMTGCEVLYSGDSDFEGLDEIRTEIV; translated from the coding sequence GTGGAGCAAGTACGAGTGATTTTTATCGATTCATGGGTCTGGATCGAGTACTTTTCTGAGGATGACCGGTGGCGTGATGCCGAGGCTGTCCTCGAAAAAATTCCCTCGGAGGGTGCCGTGATCACTCCGACGGTACTGATGGAAGTCCACTATCGAATCGAACGAAAAGCCGATGAACGCCGTGCGGACCGCGTAATCGATACGATTCGCCGGTTCGACGAACTCGATATCGTCCCTGTAACCACCGAGGTTGCACTGAATGCTGCGAGGCTCCGAGAGCGCCACTATCAGCGCGGCGAGCGTGAACTCTCATACGCTGACGCTATTCATCTGGCCGCCGCGCTGATGACCGGCTGTGAGGTACTTTATTCGGGAGATAGCGACTTCGAAGGGTTAGACGAGATCCGAACGGAAATCGTCTGA
- a CDS encoding Lrp/AsnC family transcriptional regulator — protein MVTAYVMVKANTGEADRLKGSIEEITGVSEAHIVAGDVDIIAKLSVDSPAQVKEIAADGIQGISGVEDTRTYIAMD, from the coding sequence ATGGTCACAGCATACGTCATGGTCAAAGCGAACACGGGAGAGGCCGATCGACTCAAAGGCTCGATCGAGGAGATAACGGGCGTCAGCGAGGCCCACATCGTCGCCGGCGACGTCGACATCATCGCCAAGCTGAGCGTCGACTCGCCCGCACAGGTGAAGGAGATCGCCGCCGACGGCATCCAGGGGATCTCCGGCGTCGAGGACACCCGAACGTACATCGCGATGGACTAG
- the rpl4p gene encoding 50S ribosomal protein L4, translating into MSTKTIDLDGNEAGEIDLPEVFETTYRPDLIKRAVLAAQANRQQDYGADPFSGKRTSAESLGTGRGMARVPRSNGQGKRVPQAVGGRRAHPPKAEKDRSQDINTKERKLATRSAIAATTDAELVAERGHRFDEDVSLPLVVSDEFEELIKTKEVLAFLESVGLADDVARADEGRKVRAGRGKTRGRKYKEPKSILFVTSSEAGPSKAARNLAGVDVATAREVSAEDLAPGTHPGRLTVWTESAIEEVADR; encoded by the coding sequence ATGAGCACGAAAACCATCGATCTGGACGGCAACGAGGCGGGCGAGATCGACCTGCCGGAGGTCTTCGAGACGACCTACCGGCCGGACCTGATCAAGCGCGCCGTGCTCGCCGCCCAGGCAAACAGACAGCAGGACTACGGCGCGGACCCCTTCTCGGGCAAGCGCACCTCGGCCGAGTCGCTGGGGACGGGTCGCGGAATGGCGCGCGTCCCCCGCTCGAACGGGCAGGGCAAACGCGTGCCACAGGCCGTCGGCGGCCGCCGGGCACACCCACCGAAGGCCGAGAAGGACCGCTCGCAGGACATCAACACGAAGGAGCGAAAGCTCGCGACCCGAAGCGCGATCGCCGCGACCACGGACGCGGAACTCGTCGCCGAGCGGGGCCACCGCTTCGACGAGGACGTCTCGCTGCCGCTGGTCGTCTCAGACGAGTTCGAGGAGCTGATCAAGACCAAGGAGGTCCTCGCGTTCCTCGAGAGCGTCGGCCTCGCCGACGACGTCGCGCGCGCGGACGAGGGCCGGAAGGTCCGCGCGGGTCGCGGGAAGACCCGCGGTCGCAAGTACAAGGAACCGAAGTCGATCCTCTTCGTCACCTCCAGCGAGGCCGGCCCGTCGAAGGCCGCCCGCAACCTCGCGGGCGTCGACGTCGCGACCGCGCGCGAGGTCAGCGCCGAGGACCTCGCGCCGGGCACCCACCCGGGTCGACTGACGGTCTGGACCGAGAGCGCGATCGAGGAGGTGGCCGACCGATGA
- a CDS encoding DUF5813 family protein: MTDADAALSEHAAYERGEAGHELTTTPFEAVVETDDGDGETRYRVVVRVPTLGAVVEGETVAAVVEEGWFDTLTLRLEGPEQVTTGLESIDSEVTREGRAVRVEMAFSSSDPERAAENAKALVEFVEGTWVQGIVPGYEYGEPAASLLDRATQNYDEGGA, translated from the coding sequence ATGACCGACGCAGACGCCGCCCTCTCCGAGCACGCGGCCTACGAGCGGGGAGAGGCGGGCCACGAACTGACGACGACGCCGTTCGAGGCGGTCGTCGAGACCGACGACGGGGACGGAGAGACGCGCTATCGCGTCGTCGTGCGGGTGCCGACGCTCGGCGCCGTCGTCGAGGGAGAGACGGTCGCCGCGGTGGTCGAGGAAGGGTGGTTCGACACCCTGACGCTCCGGCTCGAGGGGCCCGAACAGGTGACGACCGGCCTCGAATCGATCGATTCGGAGGTGACGCGGGAGGGACGGGCGGTCCGCGTCGAGATGGCCTTTTCGAGTTCGGACCCCGAGCGCGCCGCCGAGAACGCGAAGGCGCTCGTCGAGTTCGTCGAGGGGACGTGGGTCCAGGGGATCGTCCCCGGCTACGAGTACGGCGAACCGGCGGCGTCGCTGCTCGATCGGGCGACGCAGAACTACGACGAGGGCGGCGCCTAG
- a CDS encoding 30S ribosomal protein S19: MSSSDYRTGQEGEFTFRGHTIDELQEMELEEVAELLPARQRRSIERGLSVEKQKLLEKAEGRDPEESANNPIRTHLRDMPIVPAFVGKTFAVYNGQEFERVEVRPEMLGHYLGEFQLTRQSVEHGQAGIGATRSSKFVPLK; encoded by the coding sequence ATGAGTTCATCCGATTACAGAACCGGCCAGGAGGGCGAGTTCACCTTCCGTGGCCACACGATCGACGAGTTGCAGGAGATGGAGCTAGAGGAAGTCGCGGAACTGCTGCCCGCCCGCCAGCGGCGGAGCATCGAACGCGGCCTGTCGGTCGAGAAGCAGAAACTGCTCGAGAAGGCCGAGGGGCGTGACCCCGAGGAGAGCGCGAACAACCCGATCCGCACGCACCTGCGCGACATGCCGATCGTGCCGGCGTTCGTCGGGAAGACGTTCGCCGTCTACAACGGCCAGGAGTTCGAGCGCGTCGAGGTCCGCCCCGAGATGCTCGGGCACTACCTCGGCGAGTTCCAGCTCACGCGCCAGTCGGTCGAGCACGGCCAGGCCGGGATCGGCGCGACCCGCTCCTCGAAGTTCGTGCCACTGAAATGA
- a CDS encoding RNA methyltransferase, whose translation MTVSILVPSSLVREAEDKREATRKLGYVARAATVFRADRLIVFPDSDGERRWGGGFVETVLAYAATPPYLRKEVWDTRDELEYAGVLPPLLAVSRTGSGSNGSGSLRQGLVTEVGSEGRVRVNCGLQHPLSLITPPGMEVEEGERVTVRISSRRPVRAKLVEEPSGLEVERTDLSVALGRPDAGVRIATSRFGEELTIGRLSGLSARVQRDGTTVAFGAPGRGLPAILDVEAERVAAGRSADAVEPESGEPERFDLWLNTIPHQGSETVRTEEAMFASLACLTLTE comes from the coding sequence ATGACCGTCAGCATACTCGTTCCGTCGTCGCTGGTCCGGGAGGCCGAGGACAAACGCGAGGCGACTCGCAAACTCGGCTACGTCGCCCGCGCGGCGACCGTCTTCCGGGCCGACCGCCTGATCGTCTTCCCCGATTCGGATGGGGAACGCAGGTGGGGCGGCGGGTTCGTCGAAACCGTACTCGCGTACGCCGCAACGCCCCCGTACCTCCGAAAGGAGGTGTGGGATACGCGGGACGAACTGGAGTATGCGGGCGTCCTGCCCCCGCTTCTCGCCGTGTCACGGACCGGCTCCGGATCGAACGGTTCGGGGTCGTTAAGACAGGGACTCGTGACCGAGGTCGGATCTGAAGGGCGCGTACGGGTCAATTGCGGACTGCAACACCCACTCTCCCTCATTACGCCTCCCGGGATGGAGGTCGAGGAGGGGGAACGCGTGACCGTCAGGATATCTTCGCGACGACCGGTCCGTGCGAAACTCGTCGAGGAGCCGTCGGGGCTCGAAGTCGAGCGGACGGACCTCTCGGTGGCGCTCGGCCGCCCCGACGCGGGCGTCCGGATCGCGACTTCTCGCTTCGGCGAGGAGCTCACGATCGGGCGCCTCTCGGGGCTCTCAGCGCGCGTCCAGCGCGACGGAACCACCGTCGCCTTCGGCGCGCCGGGCCGCGGGCTGCCGGCGATACTAGACGTGGAGGCCGAACGTGTTGCCGCCGGTCGGTCGGCGGACGCCGTCGAACCCGAATCGGGCGAACCCGAACGGTTCGACCTTTGGCTCAACACGATCCCACACCAGGGCAGCGAGACGGTGCGAACGGAGGAGGCGATGTTCGCGTCGCTCGCGTGCCTGACACTCACGGAGTGA
- a CDS encoding 50S ribosomal protein L23, whose product MTIRHPLITEKAMNDMDFENKLQFIVDLDATKPQIREAIADQYDVEITKVNTQVTMNGTKKATVRLSEDDDAQEVASRIGVF is encoded by the coding sequence ATGACGATCCGCCACCCCCTCATCACCGAGAAGGCGATGAACGACATGGACTTCGAGAACAAACTCCAGTTCATCGTCGACCTCGACGCCACCAAGCCGCAGATCCGCGAGGCGATCGCAGACCAGTACGACGTCGAGATCACCAAGGTAAACACACAGGTGACCATGAACGGAACCAAGAAGGCGACCGTGCGACTGTCAGAGGACGACGACGCACAGGAAGTCGCCTCCCGAATCGGGGTGTTCTAG
- a CDS encoding AbrB/MazE/SpoVT family DNA-binding domain-containing protein, whose protein sequence is MSITTEATITSKGQITIPKEIRDRLELTQGETISFELTEEGVVVMRKAGDPLAQLRELREEITFSEADIKAMKRDSKHQWSKYE, encoded by the coding sequence ATGAGTATCACTACCGAGGCCACGATCACGAGTAAGGGACAGATCACCATTCCGAAGGAGATCCGAGACAGATTGGAACTCACACAGGGTGAAACCATTTCGTTCGAACTCACCGAAGAAGGGGTGGTAGTGATGCGCAAAGCGGGAGATCCGCTTGCGCAGTTGCGTGAACTCCGGGAGGAGATCACGTTCAGCGAAGCTGATATCAAGGCGATGAAGCGGGACTCGAAACACCAGTGGAGCAAGTACGAGTGA
- a CDS encoding 50S ribosomal protein L3, with amino-acid sequence MPQPSRPRKGSLGFGPRTRAASEVPRFNSWPDDDGQPALQGFAGYKAGMSHVVMVNDEANSPIEGTEQTVPVTIVETPPMRAVALRAYEQTAYGLQPRGEVWAEEFDDELHRALDLPEEFDEAARDDLEAALDEGRVDDLRVITHTSPASVRGVPKKKPDIMETRVGGGSLEERAEFALDLLDEGGEHDATDVFRAGEYLDASGVTTGKGTQGPVKRWGVQKRKGKHARQGWRRRIGNLGPWNPSRVRSTVPQQGQTGYHQRTELNKRLIALGEEDDVNPDGGLVNYGEVSGPYALIKGSLPGPDKRLIRFRPAIRPNDRPRLDPEVRYVSTASNQG; translated from the coding sequence ATGCCACAACCAAGCAGACCACGCAAAGGCTCGTTAGGGTTCGGCCCACGGACGCGCGCCGCCAGTGAGGTGCCGCGCTTCAACTCGTGGCCGGACGACGACGGACAGCCAGCGCTGCAGGGATTCGCCGGTTACAAGGCCGGCATGAGCCACGTGGTGATGGTCAACGACGAGGCCAACTCGCCCATCGAAGGCACCGAACAGACGGTGCCCGTCACCATCGTGGAGACCCCGCCCATGCGGGCGGTCGCTCTGCGCGCGTACGAACAGACCGCTTACGGACTCCAGCCCCGCGGCGAGGTCTGGGCCGAGGAGTTCGACGACGAACTCCACCGCGCCCTCGACCTCCCCGAGGAGTTCGACGAGGCGGCCCGCGACGACCTCGAGGCGGCGCTCGACGAGGGACGGGTCGACGACCTCCGGGTCATCACCCACACCTCGCCCGCGTCGGTTCGGGGCGTCCCGAAGAAGAAGCCCGACATCATGGAGACCCGCGTCGGCGGGGGCTCGCTCGAAGAGCGCGCCGAGTTCGCGCTCGACCTGCTCGACGAGGGCGGCGAACACGACGCGACCGATGTGTTCCGCGCCGGCGAGTACCTCGACGCCAGCGGCGTCACCACGGGCAAGGGCACCCAGGGCCCGGTCAAGCGCTGGGGCGTCCAGAAGCGAAAGGGCAAACACGCCCGCCAGGGGTGGCGCCGACGCATCGGCAACCTCGGCCCGTGGAATCCCTCGCGGGTTCGCTCGACGGTCCCCCAGCAGGGCCAGACCGGCTACCACCAGCGCACCGAACTCAACAAGCGCCTGATCGCGCTCGGGGAGGAAGACGACGTCAACCCCGACGGCGGTCTCGTCAACTACGGCGAGGTATCGGGCCCCTACGCGCTGATCAAGGGGTCGCTGCCGGGCCCAGACAAGCGACTGATCCGGTTCCGCCCCGCGATCCGGCCGAACGACCGACCGCGACTGGACCCCGAGGTCCGGTACGTGTCCACCGCATCGAACCAGGGATAA